The Klebsiella aerogenes KCTC 2190 region AGGTCAGGCATACCAACCGGAGGCCGCTCACCTGCAACCACCGGTGTATCAGCCTGAATATGCGCCGCAGCAGCCGCCGGTTTATCAACCGGAAGCCGCGCATCCTCAGCAGCCGGCGTATCAGCCTGAGTATGCGCCGCAGCAGCCGCCGGTTTATCAACCGGAATCCGCGCATCCGCAGCAGCCAGTGTATCAGCCGGAATACGCGCCGCAGCAGCAGCCGGTTTACCAGCCGGAAGCCGCGCATCCACAGCAGCCAGCGTATCAGCCTGAGTATGCGCCGCAGCAGCCGCCGGTTTATCAGCCGGAAGCCGCGCATCCACAGCAGCCGGCGTATCAGCCTCAGTATGCGCCGCAGCAGCCGCCGGTTTACCAGCCGGAAGCCGCGCATCCACAACAGCCTGTGTATCAGCCTGAGTATGCGCCGCAGCAGCCACCGGTTTACCAGCCGGAATCCGCGCATCCGCAGCAGCCGATATACCAGCCTGAACCGGCTGTTCAACAACCTGTTTATCATCAGGAACCGGCGCCAGCCGCTGAGCCTGAGACTCCTCAGGAAGAAACTAAACGCCCGCCGATGTACTACTTCGAGGAAGTCGAAGAGAAGCGCGCGCGCGAGCGTGAGTTGCTGGAATCCTGGTATCAGCCAATCCCTGAACCGGCGAGCCCGGTGGCGACCAAACCGATCACCACCCCGGCTGCCCCATCCAAACCGTCAGTTGATGCCGCCGCCGTGACGGCCGTCGCCGCAGGCGTTCATCAGGCCACCACTTCTGGCAGCGCAGCCGCAGCCGCCTCAGTGGCGTCAACCGCCGCTGACGCAGCGCCAGTTTTCAGCCCGGCATCCAGCGGCCCGCGGGTACAGGTAAAAGAAGGCATTGGTCCGAAATTGCCGCGTCCGAATCGCGTCCGTGTGCCGACGCGTCGGGAGCTTGCTTCCTATGGCATTAAGCTGCCGTCTCAGCGTATTGCTGAAGAGCGCGCGCGTCGGGCCGAGCTTGAACATCATTACGATAATGAGCCGCTGAGCGACGAAGAAGCCGATGCGTTGGAACAGGACGAGCTGGCGCGTCAGTTTGCCGCTACCCAGCAACAGCGCTATGGCGAGTCCTGGGAATCCGAAAGCGATGAGCAGGACGAAGACGCTGCCGCTGAAGCCGAACTGGCGCGCCAGTTTGCCGCGACCCAGCAGCAGCGCTATGCCAGCGAGCAGCCGCCGGGAGCCAATCCCTTCTCACCGGCGGACTATGAGTTCTCGCCGATGAAAACGCTGGTCAATGATGGTCCAAGCGAGCCGTTGTTTACGCCGACGCCGGAAGTGCAGCCCCAGCAACCGGCTCAGCATTATCAACAACCGGCAGCCGCGCCACAGCAGGGTTATCAACCTGCGCAGCCGCCCGTACACCATCAGCCGGTAGCTCCGCAACCGCAGGCTTATCAACCTGCGCAGCAGCCAATGCAGCAACAACAGCCGGTTGCTCAGCAGCCCGCGCCGTCGCCGCAGGATAGCCTTATTCATCCGCTACTGATGCGTAATGGCGACAGCCGTCCGCTGCAAAGACCAACAACGCCGCTGCCGTCGCTGGATCTCTTGACGCCACCGCCGAGCGAAGTTGAACCTGTTGATACCTTTGCGCTTGAGCAGATGGCGCGTCTGGTCGAAGCGCGTCTCGCCGATTTCCGCATTAAAGCGGATGTGGTGAACTACTCGCCGGGTCCGGTGATCACTCGTTTCGAGCTGAACCTCGCGCCGGGGGTGAAGGCCGCGCGTATCTCTAACCTGTCGCGCGACCTTGCGCGTTCGCTGTCGACCGTGGCGGTGCGTGTGGTGGAAGTTATTCCGGGTAAACCTTACGTTGGCCTGGAATTACCGAACAAAAAACGCCAGACCGTATACCTGCGCGAAGTGCTCGATTGTCCGAAATTCCGCGAGAACCCATCGCCGCTTACCGTGGTGCTGGGCAAAGATATCGCCGGCGATCCGGTGGTGGCCGATCTGGCGAAAATGCCGCATCTGCTGGTTGCCGGTACCACTGGTTCGGGTAAATCGGTCGGCGTGAACGCCATGATCCTCAGCATGCTCTATAAGGCGCAGCCGGAAGACGTTCGTTTCATCATGATCGACCCGAAAATGCTTGAGCTGTCGGTGTACGAAGGTATCCCGCATCTGCTGACGGAAGTGGTCACCGACATGAAAGACGCCGCCAATGCGCTGCGCTGGAGCGTCAATGAAATGGAGCGCCGTTATAAGCTGATGTCGGCGCTGGGCGTGCGTAATCTGGCGGGCTACAACGAGAAGATCGCTGAGGCCGCACGCATGGGACGCCCGATCCCGGATCCTTACTGGAAACCGGGCGACAGTATGGACGCCGTGCATCCGGTGCTGGAAAAACTGCCGTACATCGTGGTGCTGGTGGATGAATTCGCCGATCTGATGATGACCGTCGGTAAGAAGGTGGAAGAACTGATTGCGCGTCTGGCGCAGAAAGCGCGCGCGGCGGGCATTCACCTGGTGCTGGCGACCCAGCGTCCGTCGGTTGACGTGATTACCGGTCTTATCAAGGCCAACATTCCGACGCGTATCGCCTTCACCGTATCGAGCAAGATTGACTCGCGTACCATCCTTGACCAGGGGGGCGCAGAATCGCTGCTGGGCATGGGGGATATGCTCTATTCCGGGCCGAACTCCACGATGCCGGTTCGCGTCCATGGCGCGTTTGTCCGTGACCAGGAAGTACACGCCGTGGTGCAGGACTGGAAAGCGCGCGGTCGTCCGCAGTATGTTGACGGTATTACCTCTGATAGCGAAAGCGAAGGCGGTGGTGGCGGCTTTGATGGCGGGGAAGAGCTGGATCCGCTGTTCGATCAGGCGGTCAACTTCGTAACCGAGAAGCGCAAAGCCTCGATCTCGGGGGTGCAGCGTCAGTTCCGTATCGGTTATAACCGCGCGGCGCGTATCATTGAGCAGATGGAAGCTCAGGGGATCGTCAGCGAGCAAGGCCATAACGGTAACCGTGAAGTCCTGGCACCGCCGCCCTTCGAGTAAGTGCAAAGTTCGGTAAATAAGCGCAAAATCAGCCTGTTCTGCTATTCCGTTGCTCTCAACGGCTCTACAGTAGGGACAGAACAGGCTCCCGCGTCGGGAGTGACGCACAATAAGGATCAACAATGAAGAAACTTGCCATCACCTGTGCATTATTGTCTGGCTTCGTGGTAAGCCAGGTTTGGGCAGACGCTGCCGGCGACTTAAAAAGCCGTCTGGATAAAGTCAGCAGCTTCCATGCCAGCTTCACTCAGAAAGTGACCGACGCAAGCGGTAATGCCGTGCAGGACGGGCAGGGCGATTTGTGGGTGAAACGCCCGAATCTGTTCAACTGGCATATGACCCAGCCGGATGAAAGTATTCTGGTATCGGATGGGAAAACGCTGTGGTTCTATAATCCGTTTGTGGAGCAGGCAACCGCGACCTGGCTGAAAAACGCGACCAGTAACACGCCGTTCATGCTGATCGCCCGCAACCAGTCAGCGGACTGGCAGCAATACAACATCAAACAAAACGGCGATGATTTTGTGCTGACGCCGAAAAGCGGTAACGGCAACCTCAAGCAGTTCACAATCAATGTGGGCCGTGACGGTACTATCCATCAGTTCAGCGCCGTTGAGCAAGACGACCAGCGCAGCAGCTATCAGCTGAAGTCGCAGCAGAATGGCGCCGTCGATGCATCTAAGTTCACTTTTACGCCGCCGCAAGGGGTGACGGTGGACGATCAACGTAAGTAGAGGCGAATGTGAGCAACTTTTCGCTCGATTTTTCCGATAATGCATTTCAACCTCTGGCCGCCCGTATGCGGCCAGAAAATTTAGCGCAGTACATTGGCCAGCAGCACCTGCTGGCGCCGGGTAAACCGCTGCCGCGGGCGATTGAGGCAGGGCATCTGCACTCGATGATCCTGTGGGGGCCGCCGGGCACGGGTAAAACTACCCTTGCGGAAGTGATCGCTCGCTACGCCAATGCTGATGTCGAGCGTATCTCGGCTGTTACATCTGGCGTCAAAGAGATCCGCGAAGCTATAGAACGTGCGCGGCAAAATCGCAACGCTGGTCGACGCACTATCCTGTTTGTTGATGAAGTGCATCGTTTTAATAAAAGTCAGCAGGATGCCTTTCTACCGCACATCGAAGACGGCACTATTACTTTTATTGGCGCGACGACCGAAAACCCGTCATTTGAACTTAATTCCGCTTTGCTCTCCCGCGCTCGCGTCTACTTGCTCAAATCATTGACCACGGACGATATCGAGCAGGTGCTCAACCAGGCGATGAGCGATAAAGCGCGAGGCTACGGTGGGCAAGATATTATCCTGCCGGATGAAACCCGCAAGGCGATTGCCGAGCTGGTCAACGGCGATGCGCGCCGGGCGTTGAACACGCTGGAAATGATGGCCGATATGGCTGAAAACGACGATTCGGGCAAGCGAGTGCTGAGAGCGGAACTGCTTACCGAAATTGCCGGCGAGCGTAGCGCGCGTTTTGATAATAAAGGCGACCGTTTTTACGATCTTATATCCGCGTTACATAAGTCCGTGCGCGGTAGCGCGCCGGATGCGGCGCTGTACTGGTACGCACGGATTATTACCGCAGGCGGCGATCCGTTGTATGTTGCTCGCCGTTGTCTGGCTATCGCGTCTGAGGATGTCGGCAACGCCGATCCTCGCGCCATGCAGGTAGCCATTTCCGCGTGGGATTGTTTTACTCGCGTTGGGCCGG contains the following coding sequences:
- the lolA gene encoding outer membrane lipoprotein chaperone LolA, yielding MKKLAITCALLSGFVVSQVWADAAGDLKSRLDKVSSFHASFTQKVTDASGNAVQDGQGDLWVKRPNLFNWHMTQPDESILVSDGKTLWFYNPFVEQATATWLKNATSNTPFMLIARNQSADWQQYNIKQNGDDFVLTPKSGNGNLKQFTINVGRDGTIHQFSAVEQDDQRSSYQLKSQQNGAVDASKFTFTPPQGVTVDDQRK
- the ftsK gene encoding DNA translocase FtsK → MSQEYTEDKEVKLTKLSSGRRVLEALLILCSLFAIWLMAALLSFNPSDPSWSQTAWHEPIHNLGGMPGAWLADTLFFIFGVMAYTIPVIIIGGCWFAWRHQENDEYVDYFAVSLRLIGALALILTSCGLAAINADDIWYFASGGVIGSLLSTTLQPLLHSSGGTIALLCIWAAGLTLFTGWSWVSIAEKLGGAILSILTFASNRTRRDDTWVDEGEYEDDEYEDEEDDDTAQPRESRRARILRSALARRKRLAEKFANPMGRKTDAALFSGKRMDDAEAVQYSASGAPVAADDVLFSGASAARPGDLDPYDPLLNGHTVADPIGAASAAVVAPQAWAEQGTGQAYQPEAAHLQPPVYQPEYAPQQPPVYQPEAAHPQQPAYQPEYAPQQPPVYQPESAHPQQPVYQPEYAPQQQPVYQPEAAHPQQPAYQPEYAPQQPPVYQPEAAHPQQPAYQPQYAPQQPPVYQPEAAHPQQPVYQPEYAPQQPPVYQPESAHPQQPIYQPEPAVQQPVYHQEPAPAAEPETPQEETKRPPMYYFEEVEEKRARERELLESWYQPIPEPASPVATKPITTPAAPSKPSVDAAAVTAVAAGVHQATTSGSAAAAASVASTAADAAPVFSPASSGPRVQVKEGIGPKLPRPNRVRVPTRRELASYGIKLPSQRIAEERARRAELEHHYDNEPLSDEEADALEQDELARQFAATQQQRYGESWESESDEQDEDAAAEAELARQFAATQQQRYASEQPPGANPFSPADYEFSPMKTLVNDGPSEPLFTPTPEVQPQQPAQHYQQPAAAPQQGYQPAQPPVHHQPVAPQPQAYQPAQQPMQQQQPVAQQPAPSPQDSLIHPLLMRNGDSRPLQRPTTPLPSLDLLTPPPSEVEPVDTFALEQMARLVEARLADFRIKADVVNYSPGPVITRFELNLAPGVKAARISNLSRDLARSLSTVAVRVVEVIPGKPYVGLELPNKKRQTVYLREVLDCPKFRENPSPLTVVLGKDIAGDPVVADLAKMPHLLVAGTTGSGKSVGVNAMILSMLYKAQPEDVRFIMIDPKMLELSVYEGIPHLLTEVVTDMKDAANALRWSVNEMERRYKLMSALGVRNLAGYNEKIAEAARMGRPIPDPYWKPGDSMDAVHPVLEKLPYIVVLVDEFADLMMTVGKKVEELIARLAQKARAAGIHLVLATQRPSVDVITGLIKANIPTRIAFTVSSKIDSRTILDQGGAESLLGMGDMLYSGPNSTMPVRVHGAFVRDQEVHAVVQDWKARGRPQYVDGITSDSESEGGGGGFDGGEELDPLFDQAVNFVTEKRKASISGVQRQFRIGYNRAARIIEQMEAQGIVSEQGHNGNREVLAPPPFE
- the rarA gene encoding replication-associated recombination protein RarA, with the protein product MSNFSLDFSDNAFQPLAARMRPENLAQYIGQQHLLAPGKPLPRAIEAGHLHSMILWGPPGTGKTTLAEVIARYANADVERISAVTSGVKEIREAIERARQNRNAGRRTILFVDEVHRFNKSQQDAFLPHIEDGTITFIGATTENPSFELNSALLSRARVYLLKSLTTDDIEQVLNQAMSDKARGYGGQDIILPDETRKAIAELVNGDARRALNTLEMMADMAENDDSGKRVLRAELLTEIAGERSARFDNKGDRFYDLISALHKSVRGSAPDAALYWYARIITAGGDPLYVARRCLAIASEDVGNADPRAMQVAISAWDCFTRVGPAEGERAIAQAIVYLACAPKSNAVYTAFKAALADARDRPDYDVPVHLRNAPTKLMKEMGYGQEYRYAHDEPNAYAAGEQYFPQEMAQTRYYQPTNRGLEGKIAEKLAWLAELDQNSQIKRYR